In Pelosinus sp. UFO1, one genomic interval encodes:
- the corA gene encoding magnesium/cobalt transporter CorA, giving the protein MEFEQVSIIVGKNYILSFQENDNDIFKQIRDRIKSTPGKIRAKGADYLAYALLDCIVDYYYVALEYLGERIEVLEDQVMLDPKPEVLKEIHGLKNEMLFVRKAVWPLREIINALARGDSTLFQKDTLIYLRDIYDHMIQVIDSIEMYRDMVTGMLDIYISSISYRTNEVMKVLTIIATIFIPLTFIVGLYGMNFKYMPELEWEWGYPAILCIMALISLGMIHYFRKKKWL; this is encoded by the coding sequence ATAGAGTTTGAACAAGTTAGTATTATAGTTGGTAAGAATTATATTTTATCCTTTCAAGAAAATGATAATGATATATTTAAACAAATTAGAGATAGAATAAAGAGCACTCCAGGTAAGATTAGAGCGAAAGGTGCCGATTATCTGGCTTATGCCTTATTAGATTGTATTGTTGATTATTATTATGTAGCACTTGAATACCTAGGAGAAAGGATTGAAGTATTAGAAGATCAAGTCATGTTAGATCCTAAACCTGAGGTTTTAAAGGAAATACATGGGTTAAAAAATGAAATGTTATTTGTTAGAAAGGCTGTTTGGCCACTAAGAGAAATTATCAATGCCTTGGCTCGAGGAGATTCAACTCTATTCCAAAAGGATACTCTTATTTACCTTAGGGATATTTATGATCACATGATTCAAGTAATTGATAGTATAGAAATGTATCGTGATATGGTTACTGGAATGCTTGACATTTATATTTCCAGTATCAGTTATCGGACCAACGAAGTTATGAAAGTTCTAACTATTATAGCTACTATTTTTATTCCTCTTACTTTTATTGTAGGTTTATATGGCATGAATTTTAAATATATGCCCGAATTAGAATGGGAATGGGGTTATCCAGCTATTTTATGTATTATGGCTTTGATTAGTTTAGGTATGATACATTACTTTCGTAAAAAGAAATGGCTATAA
- a CDS encoding LysR family transcriptional regulator: MDVRHLTYFIEVAKNRSFTKAARSLHITQPSISKMIKILEDELGTTLFYRSAKQIELTDAGKAVLHQSEQIVTAFQNLTSELADVINLKKGTLVIGLPPMVGASFFSKIIADFTKIYPHIDINLIEVGSRKVKDGIEDGSLDIGMVLLPVNENTFEMFPFVKEPLMLIVHPEHELAEQSNVELIQLKDESFILLREDFVLHERIINRCIQSGFDPKVICQSSQWDFISEMVATKLGIALLPKTICEYLDPTRIKTVSLAEPMIPWHLGMIWKKDRYLSFAAKEWLKFTSERFGVKLQLS; encoded by the coding sequence ATGGATGTTCGCCATTTAACTTATTTTATTGAAGTAGCTAAAAATCGTAGTTTTACTAAGGCAGCCCGCTCACTACATATAACACAGCCATCAATTAGCAAAATGATTAAAATTTTAGAAGATGAATTAGGAACAACTTTATTTTATCGTTCCGCTAAGCAAATTGAGCTAACCGATGCAGGTAAAGCAGTCCTTCATCAATCTGAACAAATTGTAACCGCTTTTCAAAATCTTACTTCAGAACTTGCTGATGTTATTAATTTGAAAAAAGGTACCCTCGTTATTGGCTTACCCCCTATGGTAGGTGCTAGCTTTTTTTCCAAAATTATCGCTGATTTCACTAAAATTTATCCTCATATTGATATCAACCTAATCGAGGTAGGTTCAAGGAAAGTAAAAGATGGTATTGAAGATGGCAGCTTAGATATCGGTATGGTATTACTACCAGTAAATGAAAATACCTTTGAAATGTTTCCTTTTGTAAAAGAGCCTCTTATGTTAATTGTACATCCAGAACACGAATTAGCAGAGCAATCAAATGTTGAGCTCATCCAGTTAAAAGATGAATCTTTTATTTTACTAAGAGAAGATTTTGTCCTTCATGAACGTATTATCAATCGCTGTATACAAAGTGGCTTTGATCCCAAAGTCATTTGCCAAAGTTCTCAATGGGATTTTATCTCTGAGATGGTTGCCACAAAACTTGGAATTGCTTTATTACCTAAAACAATTTGCGAATATCTTGATCCTACACGAATTAAAACAGTATCGTTAGCTGAACCTATGATTCCTTGGCATTTAGGTATGATTTGGAAAAAAGATCGTTACCTTTCTTTTGCTGCTAAAGAATGGCTTAAATTTACTAGTGAACGCTTTGGGGTTAAATTGCAGTTATCCTAA